In the Pocillopora verrucosa isolate sample1 chromosome 4, ASM3666991v2, whole genome shotgun sequence genome, CCACTGAATAGATTGGAGTTTCTTGGTATATTGGATTTGTTTAGTGACATTTGTTTGCCTATGAAAAAACAGGTTTTATATTAAGAGTTCATTAGAATGTTTAGATAactttttggtcattttttatttttttagcctGTCTCAGTGGAAGAGAGCAGCTCCTTCGTAGTTTTGGAAAGCCCTCAGAACCGGAGTCTGTCGGTTCTAGTAATATTGCAGATGGTCATGAGAACAAACTAAACAAGGTCAGATAAAACTCATATCGCCAGTGGGGAGAAATTCCAAAGTTTGCCACAAAATGCACATTAACCCATCAGTTGCTACATCACAGCTAATGtatcttgaaaaaatttacctccaatttttaatttttttttattattttgtctgtctgtctgtcttgaTCTTCTTTATCATTGATCATTCCAGTTCattcaaagtgtttttttgtttttttgattgtttggttgtttggttttattttattttaccataCTTGTATTTGTGGTCTTTCTGTTATTCAGGTGCAGATAATTTTTGACGCTAGAGCAATTACTTAAACGCGAAGTCAAGatgatttatgcaaattagtatTGAGGTTTTAAGTATTAAACCGAGGGAAAAATTTTGTCCTTGCAGGCAGAACCGTTCAATTCTAATGACAGTAAGAAGAGACGTAACCGCAAACGCAAAGTATCCAGTCTCGAGCCTCCCTCAGACAGTACTTCTTGTGCTGACACGCCTAGTCCCGGTAGTTTTCTCAGTCGAACCGCTGGCTTACTCTTCTCGAGTGCACGTGGACTCTTTGGTAGTTTTCACAATCCATGGAAATTGAAGAAGCCATCGACTGTGCATAGCGATCCTATCCTCTCTACAAGATCGGGAGACAGCCTCGTTGGTGAAACGGAAAGACTGAGGCATCCTGTGCTATTAAGAGCTAGGAGTTTAGACTCAGTTCCAGAGGAGACACCTTCACAAAGACTTGCACCTCCGCCCACACCACCCCCTCTCTCACCGGAGTTTGGGGTCGTGTTTAAGCGCCCCCCTGATTGTTACTACTCCAAGAAGACCGGTGTTAGGAACATAACCCCTGGCCCGATAAAATGTGGAAAATATGGCGTCTTAGATTCCCAGATGGCGTAACTTGGGCCCCTCGAAGACCACACCCATTCTTCAACTTATTTCGGCAGCACGTTTCACTGGCGAAGTTGAGGAATGTGATTGGTTTTCGAGGGATTTCCGACAgagagaaatgaagaaaaggagaaaaatgtcATGGGGTGACCCTTCTTGAGCAGCCTTAGAAATTTTACTCAACTTGGAATGAAGGAATCGATTATCGGGAGCTGAAGCTTAAAAGAACTTTCTATTATCAGCCTTAAAAGGTGGATAGAAATCTTATATTTTTGCTGAAATGCGTATAAGGCTTGGTAGACTAGCTACCAATTGAGTAAAATTGTATTCAGTGGGCCATTTTCATAGACCAAAGAACTCAGTAATATTGAGGAGTTCGTTTAGACCAAATATATCTCTAAAATGCTGCGTGTAAATGTTCTTTCTAGGAAAGCAGTATTCAAATGGTAAAGTCAGTTTTTGCAgcaaaatgaatttgtataggTAAACCAAAATGTGTCATAGGTAatacaaaaaggaaattccGCAATTGGTATCAAGaagtaatatatattttcatatttaagACAGAATTGGTACAAGTTAAGATAATATTAAATTagtaggaaaaataaaagaggcTCATGGTTTCATTTGGATTTGTGTTTGTGTGTAGTCAAGTTTGCATTCGTAACAGTTTTGATTCCTTGTGCTTCTACTCATGAAAATTGGATTTGTACCCTGTTTTAACTTTTGGTTCTAGAAGTACTTTGTTCTGCTTCGTAATTGCGATGTAAATTTTTGGTGAAGTGGTGCGCTGTCTTCATCATACATAGACTTATAAATGTAAAATGTAGATGTCCAACGTTTATCATAACACTGGCTTGTAATTGTGCTTCTATCCTTCGCCGAAAGACTCCTTCAGACGACGAAATGCAAATAGCGAGAAATGCAATGCGGGAAAAAGTCGTTCCTTCCAACAACCACTTTTCTAAAATGCCTTCCTCGAAAAGTGTCTATCTGTTAACATTTTTAAGTTCAAATCTAAACTTGACTCTTCTTTATAACTGTAGATTTTAATTCTAATTCTGTGGTGGCGAATTGTTTAAAATCCGTCCTAAGGAgcagttttgaaataaacttaaaatcACACGGACTTATGGCCTCTACACGAAAGCCAAACGACTTGTTTAAACTCGAAACATCTGTAAATTTTAGCTGTTTTGGGGTACAAGGGGTTTCGCCATCTGATATCTGACATCTGGAAATATTGGTCCGCAGTTCGTGCAAACATGAAACCGTTTCCACGCTGACTCTGCATTAGATCTTAGAACACCTGATGTGCTAAAAAAACCGTCTTTGATGTGTTTAAATTCGTTGAGGTAcgggacaaagagaaaaagtctGAGGTTATGGTTTTAGACAAaacctttcagtttttctccTTGTCTAATAAAGTCTTAAACATGTCTTTAAATTAATACTTTTTCGTGTAGCAAAGAAAGACTCAGTCCAACTTTTTCGGATGCCGAACGTAAAGATTATAGACTCAGATGTGGTCACGTATTGATGTCTTGATTCTTGCTTTCCCATGCTTGGAATCTTACAGGTTTGGCTCTGAGATATCGGCAATATTTCAGCTGGTCCATAATGTTCACAGAGGGATCAATGAAGGGGACTGTCTTGGACGAGTGCTTGCGATGAAACTCAGGAACGCAGCCATCTCGTATTGGTGGAAGAATCATAGATTGTATGGTTTGATTCTCGGGTAACAAATGCCAAAGTTTTTTCGTCACTTCATCGGGTGAGCTTCGCGCACTGTTAACGATACGTGTACCAGCTTCGTCCCTGTTTCCAAATGGTTCACTTCGTCTCCGTAGCCATAACATGTCAAAATACTCTTGTGAGTTTAAAGGTGGCTTTTTGAGGAATTCTTTCACTTTTTGCGTCAGTTCTTTGTCTTGATTGTGGTACAAAGAAGGGATGTATCTTCGCTTTAAGTTCGGTAAACCCGAATTATATGCGTTTCGTGTCAACTTGGAACTTTTCACCGTCGATGCAGCGGATGACAGATGTTCGTTTCTATattgaaaattgtaaactggcgatgaattttgtttgttctcGGGTAACCGCTGGTAATCGGCCATATTTAGTTCAGGAAAACTCTCTTTACTGGTCCTTGGTTTTTGATtcatcaaacattttaaaagtaaaatcagGGCGGTTTTCAACTTTTGTTCCGATGTAATAAAACAGGCCAAGTGCAAATACCATTTAAAAACGTCGGGCTTCGCCACACGGGATAAACATATCGGTTTCCTTGCGAACGAAAGAGCCTTACTCATGAATAAATAAGTCAATTCCTAAGCTTGGCTTGAATGATTTTAGCCTTAGGCGACTTCATTGGCTTATGGATTCGTAGCAGGAGTCCGTTCAAGGAGAATTCATACGTAATTTAACATATTCTTTACCTTATGTAAAACACGAAATGTATATTTAACTCCCCACCGGTTAAATACATAGTTTCGAATCGAAGTTTGAATACAAGGGACCTATGTTATTGTTTATAAGTTTGATACTCGCGATGTTTTGAAATGTGTTCCCGAACTACGCCGGATAAGTAGGAAAAGCGTTCAGATAAGAGaatattcttattttaataGTGTCTCGTAAAATATTCCATTCAGGTAGCAGGATGTTTACACGTACACCAAATTTGCTCTGCGTGAtacgaaacaaaaaaagttgaaaaaggcGACCGCATGGAACCTTCCAGCCTACTAGTTTCTCAATATTTGGCTTCAACTGCCAATGTATTTGTAACAATAATTGTTATACTCTTCCAGTTATAGGAAAACTTAACACTGGTTGGGTAATTTGAGCAAACTGAATGATATACGTTTAGCCACCACATTCGAAATGATATATTCCTTTTAAAAGGTACATTCACCCACAGTTATCAGGATACGTCGATTAACACCTACCGCTAGACCCGTTACAGCCAGagtatgaaaatgaaaacatttattgCCTAAACATTTCAGCGtgcaaatatttttgttcactAAATTGCTTCAAAAAGTTGAAGAAGTATATTTCTTTGTTCCATATCTTTTTTTGATGCTTTTCTGGCACGCAAGGAAAAATGTCGTTTGACACAAAAGTCACATAAAACCCACAAACTCCCacagaaaatggagaaaaattgtTGACATTTAGATAAACGGCCGTAGTTATGATAAAAGGCGAGTACTTGACAGCTTAGGAAAGGTAAAAGACACCATAATCAGGGACGGGGAGGGAATAAGCAAGTCGGTAATGGGAATGTCAAGGAGGCCAGATCAAACATGGGAAACgattaacagggtaatttagtattatcaactgagttgacaacgtaaatcggccaccgtaaagagtttattcaccatttgctctgacgaagggctgacgctcgaaacgtcagctttcaaactctttacgttggccaatttacgtcatcaattCAGCTGATAATGCTAAAATTACCCTGtaatactctcccaccgacgcagcaccacagtttttttagaaactatACCCCCTCTATTCTTTGGGAGAACTATTAGtcgatttttctgaaaaaagaggAAGCTTTAGCCGCCGTGACTAGCGCGGAAGGGCACAAAGCAAACAGGATGGAATAGAAAGAGTTCGAGGCGGTATTGTAACAGTTAGCTTTCGCCCTTGCTTTAGTTTTTCCACTTCCTCCCCTTTGAGCGCTGACCGCTTAGGCCTAAATAAAACGTTAAACATTTTCGAACTCCCCGACAGTCCGACAGTCAAACTTCTTTTACTTGGACAAAGGATTCCCCTGACCAGTTGGTTCGCTTACTCACCCAAATTTTTCATTCCAGTTATGGAAAGACCTGAAGACGAGGAGTAAGAAAAATAGATTTCACGTGTGTAACAATGCACGCGGGAAGGTTGAAGGACACGAGAGAAGCTTGCGAGTTGTTTGAGGCGTACTCGAGAGCAACTGTAGCTTCTTGAGTGCACTTCAAATTTCAAAGAGCATCCGTGAACCAATTCTTTTCTAACAAAGCCGACAGAATTGTCCTGTTTCATCTGGTTGTCTTGATGTTCGATGAAAGTTCGCTTCTTTGAACAAGTTCTCTcagaaaatatacttttttaagGAAGCTGCAGACAAAAATTGAAGGTCAAAACACTCAAGATTTAGTAGAGTTATAACCTATTGGAAGAGTCTTAGCTCAATAAAAGTCCGAGATTCAAAGGGTTTTGATTCTTCGTTCTACGTGCATCAAGTTGTTTTGTGCTGTTTAATCAAAAATTTTGcgaaaaatttattgttttttcgaTTATATAATTCTAGTGGTTAAATGGTAAATGAAAATGGAGAATTGAATGGGTACGAAAACAGAGCAAGTTTGATGAGAACGTTAAAAAGAACACACAAGTTCCCTCCAACTGCAACCTTATCAGCTTAAAACGTCACAAACAGAAACAGCCTGAGCTGAATTTTACCACAGTCCGATCGGACAAAAACATAgctataaaattaaaatacgAACAGTCCCTGCTTTTGGGCGAAGTCCGTTGCACGATTAAAAAGAATTATGTCAGCGGGCCGCGCCAGTAGGAGTAAGCGTGCCTCGCCCCCAATGCtctgcgctttttttttttttttttttttttcactcgctCGACGGACTTTGCCGGAAGTGAGGGACTGCCCGTAGTCTAGAATAATTTGCATACCAATGATTATTATTAGTCCGACTTCGCTTTGCGGAAGCGATATATCGCCAGGCGATAACAGTATACCGGAAGTAACaaggtttaaaattttatctgaCTGTAGTTACTGAGTTGTGGTAGACAAAGCTTGGCTATGTTTAGCTGGTTGTGTTCGGATTTCTCAAAGCAGTGCCAGGGGCAAAAGCTTCCTTCAGATCCATTTGCAGAATTAGCCTCAAACAACAATGTAGCACCAGTTCTTTCAAGCTAGTAAAAAtgagaatattttttaaattattttgcgCTTGTTTTAGAAAATAATTGATAGACATCTTCTTGAGCTGGAATCAAGCTCCTTCATTTCAACTCAGCGACAAAATCTTCAAATTATGGCGCCGCCTGTCCGTCAAACTGGATgtttacaatttcaataatcGCTCCAGGTAGATGATGAATTTTTAGTGAATGTTTCAACAGTACGAAGAGGAAAACAGATCATCTTCTTTCCTTCTACATCGTAAACGAACCGCAAATTGGAACTGAGTTTAGGAGCATACTACCTAATTTTTAGCATGGATTCTTGTGGTTTGAGGCTGAAAGCATGCGTAACTCTCGCGTATCTGAAAGAGCTAAAATCcaattatcattaatatttaaTAGCAGTTTGCAGTGAAATATTCGCCTTCTTAGCTGGTGGCAAACACTCCTGTTTGCCTTTTCTTTGTGAAGACTGTGAAGCTGGTATACACAGAATATTGTCTCCATATGCAAAcaatattttccaagtcatAAGTGGgttaaattcagaaaaaaaagaaggaaattggCTCTGTGTCTTCTTGTTTCtaataaatcaaaaacattttagGGTGCTAGTAGCTTATTCTATTTTGCTGCGAGTTTCAATGCCAACAGCTACATCCATTAATCCATCATTTAACAGGTGAATTAAAAAGCAGATTTTAATCAAGTGTTTTCTGAACTTTCTGCTCTTCCCAGAGCAGTTTTAGGCTTGACATACTTTCGTAATTTATTAAAAGTTGAGTCCAGGTTTTGTTCCACGCGTCGCAAATTATCCTCTAGCCTCTCCTGTTGCCGTCGAGCAAACCACTGaaagtttatttcttctttttctgttgtGGGGGTTAATTCATAAAGTAAAGACCAGCTCGAAGTCCTTGGGATAGGAAAAGGCTCTTTAAAATTCCAAGACTTACTtccataatttttatttctgtcaagaGAGCAGCTTGTGTTGGTTCTTTTGCTTTCAACGTTCCTTTTTTGCGTATAATCTAATTCGGTGAGGCTGGTGCAACGACGAGGTTGCATGTCATACACGGTTAAATAATCGTCGTCATTCGAAAATATGTCGAAGGCACTCGAGCTTGGTGATACAACGTTTCTTCGCCTTTCGTGtgcttttttccttatttcgGTCTTTTTCCGATGATATTGCGAAGGCGCCGACGGCGATGAGGGGGTGGATTGTTCAGGTTCTGTAGTATCAACAACAAGCGAGATGTTTATCGTTTCCTTTTCCGCTTCTTCCCTGTCACAAACTTCAGCTGCTTCTTCGGAATATTGTCGTCGTGTCCTCGATGAAAAAATACTCTTATTTCCCTGGACATATCTAGGGATTTTACTCGGCTTGGATTTATCAACTTCCCTACAAGTCTTGTAAACGGTAGGCAACCggctttttaaattttcattcaccTTCTCCCGGCACGCGACTTTAGTATCTTCTCCATTTTCAATACGATGGTGACGTCTTAAATTCAGTAGCTCCTCTTGATCAAATAAACTAGGTGTATCTTTACCGGCTGATACTACACTACCGTCTGTAATTTCAGTTGTGGCAGATGAATGTTTCAACCGCTGcagaatctttttcttttgagctCGAAGATTTGCTTCTCTCTCAATGGCCGTGGTGGTCATTTCCTGAGAATTTTGCTTATTGCGGTGACAAAACTGGGTCTGTATCCTCTTAGAACTGacttgttaattttaattttcatctggAGAGGATGAGTGACAGGTCTTTGATCGTATTGTCAAGTATGGAAATGGGTGCTTCGAAAAACACCATACATGCGTCAGAATACAGAACAAATATGCCATCCATGCTGATATTAAATATATAAACTTTTCATTCATACATCAAAAGCCCTAGATAATTCTAAGCCCCAAACAGATAAGGCAAAGATAAATTAAAgaatataaatttatttacaatgaaCTCATCAAAAATTCGGATATTTATTCCTAGACGTGACAAAAGGCAATATCAAGGAATTTTGCTTCCTTCAAAGCTGTTAACTGCTATACGGCTTCCTTTATTAAAGCTTTTAACTTGTTCGGGCAACCGCAACAATCCGCGAATTGATTGAAGCAACCGCGAATTTCCGAATACAATTAACTGTGTTacgtttaatttttaatttgcgtCAAATGAAAGACGGTtggaaacaaattcaaattttgttaaaatgcaATTTAAATTCGAAAGTAAAGATAAACCGCAACAGTGTGTCCGAGTTTCCATGGAAATGCAGTGAATTATGAATTCTGATAAAACTAACAAAGCAAAGCGCATGTTTGCAATATCTCGTTACTGAAAACATTATTCTTTTACTCGAATAcccgaggaaaaaaaacactcattAGGATATGTAGTTATGCTCCAGAAACGTTTGTTATTTATCTAACCCGTTTTTGGCCTTTTAAACAGCATAGGGCAATTGAAAGCTGTTTCTCGCATATTCCGTTACTGTTCTGAATGACGCAGTTAGGCAGCATTTGTGTCAGTTGGTAACGTCACAACTAAATACCTGCTTCCACGCAATCCCGCCAGCGCCTATGCTAAGGGCTAtgatatttttgcttttgagaCGAACTATGGCTGCAATGTGCCAAAGTTTAGGCGAGAGTCTGACAAAGCTTCCATCGGTCTTGACGTTGtgcaaaatcaagaaaaaaaaatggtgggACATCGCTTACTCTTCTTCCCCTATTTTCTCTTGGCAAAGCACGTTCTTTCCGtctgtaaaaaggaaaaaagttgatttttgaATCTACAAGCTTATTTATAGAAATCGGTGAACTGAAGGGATGATGCAATTTTCAAACACTGAATAGAATTTTTGAATAGAAAATGAGTTTAGCACATTATTGACAAGTCTTTACAAAAAGCTAAAAGGAGTCTTTTCCCACGTAtcttaacaagaaaaaatgagatactgattaatttttttgttctctttttggGTAATTGCTgcctttttaattctttcaatttttccttctttcatttcTCGGCTTTTAGACGAAAAAGCGAAGAAGAAAGCGTCGGCAAAGTTTAAGTTTTCACAGTGAATTTTGAGTAAAACCCAGTCAATGCAGATGAAATATAAATCCAGTAATCCAATTTACCTGTTTCAACGGGTCGCTGATCTGCAACGAGTATTGTTATCATCGAAGCAacccatgaatgaccaagacagaatttctcctcacaatatcaatacaatatcaagcagacaagtgatgagaaaagagaaaaatatcaattacaattctcctttctgtctgccatacaattatcAAGGCActacttcagagaatttggtattttatCAACCGATAATCCACTAACTTATGTTTTTAGTTATTCCCTTCAATGGACTTCACTTGTCAGCTTGATTTTgtgttgatgttgtaaggagaaattctctcttgttCATTCACGGGAGATAAAGAGTTAAGCAAGGCATCTAAGGCAAACAGTGAGCTTCTCAGGATAATTCTCAAATCAGTCCTGAAGAAAAATAGCTAAGAATCTCTCGCTCACAGCCACAAAAATAATCTCGTTTTTATACGCAAACAACAGAAAGCAGACAATGAGAAGTCCATCTTTTACCGTTGGCTATAAATCTGATGCTTATCTTGTCTACTATCACTCCAGCACAATTATTTGACGTGAGACTTATACGGCTGCGTAGTGATAAAAAGGTCAGCGAATGAAGGAAAATTATCTTCATTGGAAAAATTTCCATACAACAATGAAGTTAATCTGTCTACACGACATCAGGGTTTTAGAAGGTTTAAcacataaaaattttaagttcaaCGGATACTTTCACTTAATCTTCAATGCTTCACATAATAAAGCTCATGAAACAAAAGATGATGGCTTGGCTGAACAGTTAAATATCTTAATCCCAAGAATAATCGTCTATTCAATAGACATGGTATTACCTTCCTAATTACGGCATGTAAACATTAAAAGCCAGGAATAAAAAGATTCTTTTTAAAGGTGTTTTGTACATTTGTCACTTTTTATTAGTTCAAAACTTATTCCCGAATTAAGCGAAGAGCCTTCGTTTAATTTGCACGTTGCTTTCGACTCCGTCGTGAGTTGACCTGAAAAGACTGTTGTAAGAAAACCGATAGTGAAATCAAAAGTGGGACGTTTTTGTATTTCacttggtatttttttttagcaaaaaggCACTTTTCATTTCTCGGATTATCTTCCAAGGGGATTAATTAACACGACTCGTCGTCTCGAGAAACTTGTTAAGTCCATTGCGCGCACGAAACGTGCACGAATCCTGGTTAATCTCCGGCTTGGTGGAATACGTCCCGGGTAGGTGCTGTTTAATCTCACGGGTAACCTATAACATAGGGAAACGCCGGTGGGAAGTATTCCTGCAAAACGATATGTTTTACTCTTTGCCTCAGTCAGAGGCAAAGAGTAAGAAAGTAAAATCGCACGGACAGGTTATTGTTTTTGGGCGAGTGCGGGCAGGGGCTAGCCTCGCACGCAGTTCCCCCGGTCCGCATCTGGCCAATATCTCCCTATTTTTCGCTTTTTATCCTTTATGGGCCATTCGCTTTTTTTCCGTCCAGCGTTGAATGCGTTTCCTGATATTGGGTCGGTCGGTCGGATTGAAAAAggaaacctaaaaaaaaaaatacacaggaATTCTCTGGATAGGAAGCCTGGTACCCCAGCATTATTGCTGTGGAGCCCGGAGACATAACCCAGAATCGATAAGGCGGGAACGTTGGTTGATGCTATTGTAAAATTAGGACAACGTGGGAAAAAGATCAACCATCGAAACTCCTATGCGACATACCAGCATCCCTCACTTTCCAGTAACTGCTTGAAAAGGAAGTCCTGGATGTATCAAACATTGTGGCGTTAAAAAGTAAGTATTTACGTACTTGGATTGACAAAACGCACAATATACTATAAAAAAATGTCCCAGTTTTTGTTCCTGTTTTTCTCTATGCTGTTACTATGCTCGTCCTTCAGATTAAAAGAATCATTTAAAGTGAAAAATAGTCTAACAACGtcgttacttttttttttttttttggaaaatgccaaaaatttgGGTCGGTCAGACGACAATAAACggtgaaaaaaaagaggatcGCCATATTCACGTAACAAATTCTGCTTGATCTACAGCCACCTTGTAATATGCTTTTGCGGGTGACAAAGGAATTATACGTGAAGCATGACTAAGGCCAAAATCAATATATGAAgcgtgaattttacagaagGCAAGCGCGATTCTCAAATTCATGAACCAGCGTGAGGCGTGACATACCTCCTGAAATATACGAGACCCgtgaagtttttctttcagttcgTGAAAGCCTTAATATTTTCCCGAAA is a window encoding:
- the LOC131779370 gene encoding uncharacterized protein, with the protein product MTTTAIEREANLRAQKKKILQRLKHSSATTEITDGSVVSAGKDTPSLFDQEELLNLRRHHRIENGEDTKVACREKVNENLKSRLPTVYKTCREVDKSKPSKIPRYVQGNKSIFSSRTRRQYSEEAAEVCDREEAEKETINISLVVDTTEPEQSTPSSPSAPSQYHRKKTEIRKKAHERRRNVVSPSSSAFDIFSNDDDYLTVYDMQPRRCTSLTELDYTQKRNVESKRTNTSCSLDRNKNYGSKSWNFKEPFPIPRTSSWSLLYELTPTTEKEEINFQWFARRQQERLEDNLRRVEQNLDSTFNKLRKYVKPKTALGRAESSENT